A stretch of the Pseudomonas sp. ACM7 genome encodes the following:
- a CDS encoding C40 family peptidase — MRKHILSAMEAHAAAQYPKEACGLVLATGRKQKYFLCRNIATEPTDEFRIDPEDYAAAEDAGEVIGIFHSHPDATSRPSPHDLAMCEATALPWHILSWPEGDLRSITPSGNTPLLNRPFVHGAWDCWQVCADWYKREWGLEFEAFKRTDGWWESADNTSLYEANYEAAGFYKVDQPQRGDTIVMEVGRTVYPNHAGIFLGSDPSLPGEDANTFGPGPFLLHHLYGRPSEIIVFGGPWLDRTRLILRHKDAQPTI; from the coding sequence ATGCGCAAGCACATCCTGAGCGCGATGGAGGCGCACGCCGCCGCCCAGTATCCGAAAGAGGCCTGCGGCCTGGTGCTGGCGACCGGGCGCAAGCAGAAGTACTTTCTATGCCGGAACATCGCAACCGAGCCGACCGACGAGTTTCGAATCGATCCCGAGGATTACGCCGCGGCAGAGGACGCTGGCGAGGTGATCGGTATCTTCCACTCACACCCGGACGCAACCAGCAGGCCGTCACCGCATGACTTGGCCATGTGCGAGGCGACAGCCTTGCCTTGGCATATCCTCAGTTGGCCGGAAGGTGATCTGCGCAGCATCACCCCAAGCGGCAACACGCCGCTGCTCAACCGGCCGTTCGTGCACGGGGCTTGGGATTGCTGGCAAGTCTGCGCCGACTGGTACAAGCGCGAGTGGGGTCTGGAGTTTGAAGCCTTCAAGCGCACCGATGGGTGGTGGGAGAGCGCCGACAACACCAGTCTGTACGAGGCGAACTACGAGGCGGCAGGCTTCTATAAGGTCGATCAGCCGCAACGCGGCGACACGATCGTCATGGAAGTCGGTCGGACGGTTTACCCGAACCATGCAGGGATTTTCCTCGGTAGCGATCCATCCTTGCCTGGCGAGGATGCGAACACCTTCGGTCCTGGCCCATTTTTGCTTCACCATCTGTACGGAAGGCCGAGCGAGATCATCGTCTTCGGCGGGCCTTGGCTGGACCGAACACGCCTGATCCTCAGGCACAAAGATGCACAACCAACCATATGA
- a CDS encoding phage minor tail protein L, translating to MALITDIQKLEPGGEVRLFEIDGTEYGADVLRFHAHAIPHTPDELLAYEGSVEELPAKSIWWQGSEYAAWPVQIEGIGADSNGSATRPTFMAGNVNGRITALCLAFDDLAKFTLTVRETMAQYLDAVNFPEGNPTADPTQEALEIWYIDQKTSEDGEVVQWELSSPGEIDNHGLPGRQMTTFCHWAMTGGYRGPNCGYTGGAMFDDDDNPTDDPSKDECKGGLKSCKLRFGQNNPLPHGGFPAVSLIARS from the coding sequence ATGGCTTTGATTACGGACATCCAGAAGCTGGAGCCCGGTGGGGAAGTGCGGCTGTTTGAAATCGATGGCACGGAGTACGGCGCGGACGTTCTGCGCTTTCATGCCCACGCGATTCCGCACACGCCCGATGAATTGTTGGCCTATGAGGGTTCGGTCGAAGAGTTGCCGGCGAAATCGATTTGGTGGCAGGGCAGCGAGTACGCGGCTTGGCCGGTACAGATTGAAGGGATCGGCGCCGACAGTAACGGAAGCGCTACCCGGCCGACGTTCATGGCCGGCAACGTGAATGGGCGAATCACAGCGCTGTGCTTGGCTTTTGATGACCTCGCAAAGTTCACGCTCACCGTGCGCGAGACCATGGCGCAGTATTTGGACGCCGTGAACTTCCCCGAGGGCAATCCAACTGCCGACCCTACCCAAGAGGCGCTGGAAATCTGGTACATCGACCAGAAGACCAGTGAAGACGGCGAGGTAGTGCAGTGGGAGTTGTCCTCACCAGGTGAGATCGACAACCACGGATTGCCTGGTCGACAGATGACGACCTTCTGCCACTGGGCAATGACCGGCGGCTACCGCGGGCCAAACTGCGGTTACACCGGCGGCGCGATGTTCGATGACGACGACAACCCCACGGACGACCCGAGCAAGGACGAGTGCAAGGGCGGGCTGAAGTCCTGCAAATTGCGCTTCGGCCAGAACAACCCACTTCCTCACGGCGGATTCCCCGCGGTGTCCCTGATCGCACGGAGTTGA
- a CDS encoding phage tail protein, translating to MAIERFTWQIEKGATGDIKQRTRSKQLGDGYEQLVSDGINNEQQSWPVTHTGSSERIKEIITFLRRHKGAKAFLWTPPLGELGLYKCTGFQPSHKGGSVYTLTATFEQTFHP from the coding sequence ATGGCAATTGAGCGATTCACCTGGCAAATCGAAAAGGGCGCTACTGGCGACATCAAGCAGCGCACCAGGTCAAAGCAGTTAGGCGACGGTTACGAGCAGTTGGTCTCGGACGGCATCAACAACGAGCAGCAGTCTTGGCCGGTCACCCACACAGGGAGTTCGGAGCGGATCAAGGAAATCATCACGTTCTTGCGCCGCCACAAGGGGGCAAAGGCTTTCCTGTGGACGCCGCCCCTGGGCGAACTCGGGCTCTACAAATGCACCGGCTTTCAGCCGTCACACAAAGGCGGATCGGTTTACACGCTGACCGCCACCTTCGAACAAACCTTTCACCCCTGA